The Deinococcus reticulitermitis sequence CGCGCCCGCCGCCATGTACGGCACGGAGCGGCGGCTCACCGGGTCGCGCCGGAAGAGCCCGGTGCCCTCGGCGAGGCGGCGTTGCGGCCCCCCCAGGTCCTGGTCGGTGAAGGGGTTGAAGGTGCCGATCTGCGGGTAAGCGTCGCGGAAGATTCCGCCGTATTTCGCTTCCCCGGGCTGGGCGTCGCTCCACGCCGCCGGCCACACGAACGGTTGGGGCGCGGTACTGCCGATCACCGTGCAGGCGGTCAGCAGAGCGGGAGTGACCAGGACAGATTTCAGTAGCTTGTCCATAACTCCTCCAGGGCAGGACGCCCTATGGCCTCGACAGGGACACGAATTGCCGCTTGATCGGCAGCGCCAAGGTCTGCTCGCCGCGCTTCACCGTCAGCGTCACGGTGGTGCCTTCCTCCCCCCGGACCCGCTCGGCCATCGCTCCGACATTGGCGGGGTCGACCGGGCGGCCATCGACGGCGAGGATCAGGTCGCCCACTTTGAGGCCCGCCGCCTCAGCAGCTCCGCCGGGCGTGAGCGCGAGCACCTGCACGCCCTTCTGATCGTCGGTCGGGCCAGGGCGCATCCCGATGCCGCCGAAGCCGATCTGGACGTGCCAGAACGCGGTCCCCGGCATCGGCGCGTCGCTGAAGACCGTCTTGCTGCCCTCGGTTCCGGTCAGGGTATTCCAGCCGGCGGCCAGGGTCGCCGTAGTTTCCACGCGCATGCGGCTGCCGTTCTGGTCGTAGAAAGGGCTGTTTTGCAGGTCGCAGCTCGCCGCGCCGTCGAGTTTGGTCGCGGCGGACGCGAAGGCGAGCTCCTGGAAGGCGAAGTTCTCGCTCAGCCAGGGCCAGGGCGTGCGTGACGTGCGGTACTTGACGTTGCTGACGAGCTTGTCCTCGACGAACGCCTGAAGGTCGAAGAAGTTCACCTGGGCGGCGGGGGAGAGCGTCAGGCTGCCCTGGCACGCACCGCCGTAGCTGTACACGGCGTCCTTGGCCGGCAGCACTTTGGCCAGCGCGGCAGCGTCCGGCAGCTTCAGCGTGAAGTTCCCGGCGGGGTCGATGGGGGTGCGGGCGAGCACCGCGTCCTTCTGATCGGTGAGGTAGTCCAGCAGCCGCAGTTGCAGCTCTCCGGTCTTTCCGGCAGGCCAGTCGGTGATCTTGCCGGTGACGGTGTTGTTCTTGATGGGGGCAGACAGGGCCGTTCCTCCGAGGACGGCGGCGGACAGGGCCAGCAGGGTCTTTTGCATCCCTCTCCTCCTGTTCAGGGCACGCGGACCAGGGCACGGGTGATCTTGAGCGTGACTGGCTGGGCTTCCCCCTCACGCTTGACGGTGAGGGTCACCACCGTGTTGGGGTCGCCGCGCAGGGCAGCGGTGTCGTCGTAGGTTTTGATCTCTTTACCGTCGATGGTCAGGATCTGGTCACCGCTTTGCAGGCCGGCTTTCTGCGCCGGGCCG is a genomic window containing:
- a CDS encoding PDZ domain-containing protein, with the translated sequence MQKTLLALSAAVLGGTALSAPIKNNTVTGKITDWPAGKTGELQLRLLDYLTDQKDAVLARTPIDPAGNFTLKLPDAAALAKVLPAKDAVYSYGGACQGSLTLSPAAQVNFFDLQAFVEDKLVSNVKYRTSRTPWPWLSENFAFQELAFASAATKLDGAASCDLQNSPFYDQNGSRMRVETTATLAAGWNTLTGTEGSKTVFSDAPMPGTAFWHVQIGFGGIGMRPGPTDDQKGVQVLALTPGGAAEAAGLKVGDLILAVDGRPVDPANVGAMAERVRGEEGTTVTLTVKRGEQTLALPIKRQFVSLSRP